From the Brachyhypopomus gauderio isolate BG-103 chromosome 5, BGAUD_0.2, whole genome shotgun sequence genome, one window contains:
- the nup37 gene encoding nucleoporin Nup37 produces MQESAGRAPTYTVSCEDYVHVVEFSPHDCGSAASLLAYGGNQYVVVGTCRFKEEDVDIEGVEFITLRIFMHGVRVDTLAWSPESRLDKLPQMIRFCTAAADRKIRLFTSDLQSRHDVKVIGGHTSYINHIVFEPTEGKQMASVSDDHTCRVWDLDGSEVVSFRLWSPGVSVCWHPEEAFKLMVAEKKGTIRFYDLVTQQAILSLDSGDTPLMCADWCLANTIKVGAVVGSDWLIWDITRSSYPQEKRPAHLDKARLFRWSRANEDLFSTTGCPGKINSQLLVHHLGHSQPVITGWSTVGAGLSWHRTLPLCVIGGDRKLSFWMTEM; encoded by the exons ATGCAGGAGTCCGCAGGTCGCGCGCCCACGTACACGGTCTCGTGCGAGGATTACGTGCACGTGGTGGAGTTCAGCCCGCACGACTGTGGGTCCGCCGCGTCGCTGCTGGCCTACGGCGGGAACCAGTACGTGGTGGTGGGCACCTGTCGCTTCAAG GAGGAAGATGTGGACATCGAAGGAGTGGAATTCATCACACTACGTATCTTCATGCATGGGGTTCGTGTTGATACTCTCGCTTGGAGTCCAGAATCCAGACTGGACAAACTGCCCCAGATGATCAG atTTTGTACTGCAGCAGCTGACAGGAAGATACGATTGTTCACCTCAGATCTTCAAAGCCGACACGACGTGAAG GTGATTGGAGGACACACCAGCTACATCAATCACATAGTGTTCGAGCCCACAGAAGGGAAGCAGATGGCATCGGTCAGTGACGATCACACCTGCAG GGTCTGGGACCTAGACGGCAGTGAAGTGGTGTCATTCCGTTTGTGGTCTCCAGGGGTCAGTGTGTGTTGGCATCCTGAAGAGGCCTTTAAG CTGATGGTGGCTGAGAAGAAAGGGACCATCCGTTTCTATGACCTTGTGACTCAGCAGGCCATCCTGTCTCTGGACAGTGGAGACACACCCCTGATGTGTGCTGACTGGTGCCTCGCCAACACCATTAAGGTGGGTGCCGTGGTCGGCAGCGATTGGCTGATCTGGGACATCACTCGCTCCAG TTATCCTCAGGAGAAGAGGCCGGCCCATTTGGACAAGGCTCGCCTCTTCAG GTGGTCGAGGGCAAATGAAGATCTCTTCTCCACCACTGGCTGTCCAGGAAAGATCAATAGTCAGTTACTTGTACATCATCTTGGTCACTCTCAG CCCGTGATAACTGGCTGGTCCACCGTAGGGGCGGGTCTCAGCTGGCACAGGACCCTCCCTCTTTGCGTGATTGGTGGAGATCGAAAGCTGTCCTTCTGGATGACCGAGATGTGA
- the parpbp gene encoding PCNA-interacting partner isoform X3, with protein MGTEELNLKTVVRVFRRSCHRVLGSERSTLQGADSMLMVLQLCAAEVRKQERGEFAVALSDVLAAWKRVLLDKLHLSHHSAPLPESYELIRKEYDSFLKRTNTVDLIDVYGMYNQLRLTTDPEVPLTATQLFEFLRGDTGTLGEAELEGQCPATPSSRAQLHSSQVQRLVRRIFFSYLSLLVNTKDDLAVAHTLNTPARALGLVAFTDLKHAARQSNTSLFLAATSFVRAVQLGGRGYAPSVSDPLRKHMKGLSQFVHFTDQLEEILGETPEPSVAGARIVSSIRAALLKSLGPGHPATAAVENTADELKDRIRQIHTIQKESATNTGISPARPRAYAINHATAYEGRETVKVLMALLDEEATAPPCRNSAELLSADQAILDSTEGGCLLTLFRSPEVPTGLSPKPLRQRIQGHQEPAKSKVRVIRSQFACTYLDDGLPLNRVLEFPSTNQLSTCMHPAPKRQRPSPVTASQEGPASTDTCHKLSGSGHEAVLVPRIALMPTGGVGQKLAPLQKVIKTSKRKLESGEGVGEGREENQPPQKRAGMAAHHSRLGTRKSRAAPRKVLAGQSKLTSFFRL; from the exons ATGGGGACCGAGGAGCTGAACCTAAAAACAGTGGTGCGAGTTTTCAGGAGATCCTGCCACCGGGTTCTCGGTTCCGAGAGGTCCACTCTACAAGGAGCAGACAGCATGCTGATGGTGCTGCAGCTCTGTGCCGCAGAGGTCCGCAAGCAG GAAAGGGGCGAGTTCGCCGTGGCTTTGAGCGACGTGCTGGCTGCGTGGAAGCGTGTGCTTCTGGACAAACTCCACCTGTCCCACCACAGCGCCCCCCTTCCGGAGAGCTATGAGCTCATCAGGAAGGAGTATGACAGCTTTCTGAAGCGCACCAACACGGTGGACCTGATCGACGTCTATGGCATGTATAATCAACTGAGGCTGACCACGGACCCGGAGGTTCCCCTTACCGCA ACACAGCTGTTTGAGTTTCTGCGGGGGGACACGGGGACTTTAGGAGAAGCTGAGCTAGAGGGCCAGTGTCCGGCCACCCCGTCCAGCAGGGCCCAACTCCACAGCTCACAG GTGCAGAGACTGGTCAGGAGGATCTTCTTTTCGTATTTGAGCCTGCTGGTAAACACCAAGGACGACTTGGCCGTGgcgcacacactgaacacacccgCTCGTGCGCTGGGTCTCGTGGCCTTTACTGACCTCAAACATGCCGCACGCCAGAGCAACACGTCTCTCTTCCTG GCTGCGACATCGTTTGTCAGGGCGGTCCAGCTGGGCGGAAGAGGATATGCACCCTCAGTATCGGACCCATTGAGGAAACACATGAAGGGTCTGTCCCAGTTTGTCCATTTCACAGATCAGTTGGAAGAGATCCTGGGAGAAACCCCTGAGCCCAG TGTTGCTGGGGCCCGGATTGTGTCCAGCATCAGGGCAGCTCTGCTGAAGAGTCTCGGTCCCGGGCATCCTGCAACCGCTGCTGTGGAAAACACGGCAGACGAGCTAAAAGATAGAATCCGACAAATCCACACCATTCAAAAAGAGTCTGCTACCAACACAGGAATCAGTCCTGCAAGG CCCAGAGCATATGCCATTAATCATGCTACTGCTTATGagggcagagagacagtgaaGGTACTGATGGCTTTGCTGGATGAGGAGGCAACAGCGCCGCCCTGTAGGAACAGCGCAGAACTGCTCTCTGCAGATCAGGCCATTCTTGATAGCACTGAAGGAGGGTGTCTTCTCACACTCTTCAG GTCTCCAGAGGTTCCCACGGGACTCTCCCCTAAGCCCTTACGACAGCGCATCCAGGGCCATCAAGAACCTGCCAAGTCTAAG GTGAGGGTCATTCGCTCCCAGTTTGCTTGCACATACCTGGATGATGGTCTACCCCTAAACCGTGTACTCGAGTTTCCCAGCACAAATCAACTTTCTACCTGCATGCACCCGGCTCCCAAACGCCAGAGACCCTCACCTGTTACGGCTTCTCAGGAAGGACCAGCGTCCACAGATACTTGCCATAAACTCTCAG GTTCTGGACATGAAGCTGTTCTGGTGCCACGAATCGCTCTCATGCCAACTGGTGGTGTGGGTCAGAAATTGGCACCACTCCAAAAGGTCATCAAGACTTCCAAGAGGAAGCTGGAGAGTGGAGAAGGTGTGGGTGAAGGGAGGGAGGAGAACCAGCCGCCCCAGAAGAGAGCCGGCATGGCCGCCCACCACTCACGGCTGGGAACGAGGAAGTCCAGAGCTGCCCCCAGGAAAGTTCTCGCAGGTCAAAGCAAGCTCACAAGCTTTTTCCGACTGTGA
- the parpbp gene encoding PCNA-interacting partner isoform X1, whose product MGTEELNLKTVVRVFRRSCHRVLGSERSTLQGADSMLMVLQLCAAEVRKQERGEFAVALSDVLAAWKRVLLDKLHLSHHSAPLPESYELIRKEYDSFLKRTNTVDLIDVYGMYNQLRLTTDPEVPLTATQLFEFLRGDTGTLGEAELEGQCPATPSSRAQLHSSQVQRLVRRIFFSYLSLLVNTKDDLAVAHTLNTPARALGLVAFTDLKHAARQSNTSLFLAATSFVRAVQLGGRGYAPSVSDPLRKHMKGLSQFVHFTDQLEEILGETPEPSVAGARIVSSIRAALLKSLGPGHPATAAVENTADELKDRIRQIHTIQKESATNTGISPARPRAYAINHATAYEGRETVKVLMALLDEEATAPPCRNSAELLSADQAILDSTEGGCLLTLFRSPEVPTGLSPKPLRQRIQGHQEPAKSKVRVIRSQFACTYLDDGLPLNRVLEFPSTNQLSTCMHPAPKRQRPSPVTASQEGPASTDTCHKLSVEVIQMPVNSAPRGSGHEAVLVPRIALMPTGGVGQKLAPLQKVIKTSKRKLESGEGVGEGREENQPPQKRAGMAAHHSRLGTRKSRAAPRKVLAGQSKLTSFFRL is encoded by the exons ATGGGGACCGAGGAGCTGAACCTAAAAACAGTGGTGCGAGTTTTCAGGAGATCCTGCCACCGGGTTCTCGGTTCCGAGAGGTCCACTCTACAAGGAGCAGACAGCATGCTGATGGTGCTGCAGCTCTGTGCCGCAGAGGTCCGCAAGCAG GAAAGGGGCGAGTTCGCCGTGGCTTTGAGCGACGTGCTGGCTGCGTGGAAGCGTGTGCTTCTGGACAAACTCCACCTGTCCCACCACAGCGCCCCCCTTCCGGAGAGCTATGAGCTCATCAGGAAGGAGTATGACAGCTTTCTGAAGCGCACCAACACGGTGGACCTGATCGACGTCTATGGCATGTATAATCAACTGAGGCTGACCACGGACCCGGAGGTTCCCCTTACCGCA ACACAGCTGTTTGAGTTTCTGCGGGGGGACACGGGGACTTTAGGAGAAGCTGAGCTAGAGGGCCAGTGTCCGGCCACCCCGTCCAGCAGGGCCCAACTCCACAGCTCACAG GTGCAGAGACTGGTCAGGAGGATCTTCTTTTCGTATTTGAGCCTGCTGGTAAACACCAAGGACGACTTGGCCGTGgcgcacacactgaacacacccgCTCGTGCGCTGGGTCTCGTGGCCTTTACTGACCTCAAACATGCCGCACGCCAGAGCAACACGTCTCTCTTCCTG GCTGCGACATCGTTTGTCAGGGCGGTCCAGCTGGGCGGAAGAGGATATGCACCCTCAGTATCGGACCCATTGAGGAAACACATGAAGGGTCTGTCCCAGTTTGTCCATTTCACAGATCAGTTGGAAGAGATCCTGGGAGAAACCCCTGAGCCCAG TGTTGCTGGGGCCCGGATTGTGTCCAGCATCAGGGCAGCTCTGCTGAAGAGTCTCGGTCCCGGGCATCCTGCAACCGCTGCTGTGGAAAACACGGCAGACGAGCTAAAAGATAGAATCCGACAAATCCACACCATTCAAAAAGAGTCTGCTACCAACACAGGAATCAGTCCTGCAAGG CCCAGAGCATATGCCATTAATCATGCTACTGCTTATGagggcagagagacagtgaaGGTACTGATGGCTTTGCTGGATGAGGAGGCAACAGCGCCGCCCTGTAGGAACAGCGCAGAACTGCTCTCTGCAGATCAGGCCATTCTTGATAGCACTGAAGGAGGGTGTCTTCTCACACTCTTCAG GTCTCCAGAGGTTCCCACGGGACTCTCCCCTAAGCCCTTACGACAGCGCATCCAGGGCCATCAAGAACCTGCCAAGTCTAAG GTGAGGGTCATTCGCTCCCAGTTTGCTTGCACATACCTGGATGATGGTCTACCCCTAAACCGTGTACTCGAGTTTCCCAGCACAAATCAACTTTCTACCTGCATGCACCCGGCTCCCAAACGCCAGAGACCCTCACCTGTTACGGCTTCTCAGGAAGGACCAGCGTCCACAGATACTTGCCATAAACTCTCAG TAGAAGTGATCCAGATGCCTGTGAACTCTGCCCCTCGAGGTTCTGGACATGAAGCTGTTCTGGTGCCACGAATCGCTCTCATGCCAACTGGTGGTGTGGGTCAGAAATTGGCACCACTCCAAAAGGTCATCAAGACTTCCAAGAGGAAGCTGGAGAGTGGAGAAGGTGTGGGTGAAGGGAGGGAGGAGAACCAGCCGCCCCAGAAGAGAGCCGGCATGGCCGCCCACCACTCACGGCTGGGAACGAGGAAGTCCAGAGCTGCCCCCAGGAAAGTTCTCGCAGGTCAAAGCAAGCTCACAAGCTTTTTCCGACTGTGA
- the parpbp gene encoding PCNA-interacting partner isoform X2, which translates to MGTEELNLKTVVRVFRRSCHRVLGSERSTLQGADSMLMVLQLCAAEVRKQERGEFAVALSDVLAAWKRVLLDKLHLSHHSAPLPESYELIRKEYDSFLKRTNTVDLIDVYGMYNQLRLTTDPEVPLTATQLFEFLRGDTGTLGEAELEGQCPATPSSRAQLHSSQVQRLVRRIFFSYLSLLVNTKDDLAVAHTLNTPARALGLVAFTDLKHAARQSNTSLFLAATSFVRAVQLGGRGYAPSVSDPLRKHMKGLSQFVHFTDQLEEILGETPEPSVAGARIVSSIRAALLKSLGPGHPATAAVENTADELKDRIRQIHTIQKESATNTGISPARPRAYAINHATAYEGRETVKVLMALLDEEATAPPCRNSAELLSADQAILDSTEGGCLLTLFRSPEVPTGLSPKPLRQRIQGHQEPAKSKVRVIRSQFACTYLDDGLPLNRVLEFPSTNQLSTCMHPAPKRQRPSPVTASQEGPASTDTCHKLSEVIQMPVNSAPRGSGHEAVLVPRIALMPTGGVGQKLAPLQKVIKTSKRKLESGEGVGEGREENQPPQKRAGMAAHHSRLGTRKSRAAPRKVLAGQSKLTSFFRL; encoded by the exons ATGGGGACCGAGGAGCTGAACCTAAAAACAGTGGTGCGAGTTTTCAGGAGATCCTGCCACCGGGTTCTCGGTTCCGAGAGGTCCACTCTACAAGGAGCAGACAGCATGCTGATGGTGCTGCAGCTCTGTGCCGCAGAGGTCCGCAAGCAG GAAAGGGGCGAGTTCGCCGTGGCTTTGAGCGACGTGCTGGCTGCGTGGAAGCGTGTGCTTCTGGACAAACTCCACCTGTCCCACCACAGCGCCCCCCTTCCGGAGAGCTATGAGCTCATCAGGAAGGAGTATGACAGCTTTCTGAAGCGCACCAACACGGTGGACCTGATCGACGTCTATGGCATGTATAATCAACTGAGGCTGACCACGGACCCGGAGGTTCCCCTTACCGCA ACACAGCTGTTTGAGTTTCTGCGGGGGGACACGGGGACTTTAGGAGAAGCTGAGCTAGAGGGCCAGTGTCCGGCCACCCCGTCCAGCAGGGCCCAACTCCACAGCTCACAG GTGCAGAGACTGGTCAGGAGGATCTTCTTTTCGTATTTGAGCCTGCTGGTAAACACCAAGGACGACTTGGCCGTGgcgcacacactgaacacacccgCTCGTGCGCTGGGTCTCGTGGCCTTTACTGACCTCAAACATGCCGCACGCCAGAGCAACACGTCTCTCTTCCTG GCTGCGACATCGTTTGTCAGGGCGGTCCAGCTGGGCGGAAGAGGATATGCACCCTCAGTATCGGACCCATTGAGGAAACACATGAAGGGTCTGTCCCAGTTTGTCCATTTCACAGATCAGTTGGAAGAGATCCTGGGAGAAACCCCTGAGCCCAG TGTTGCTGGGGCCCGGATTGTGTCCAGCATCAGGGCAGCTCTGCTGAAGAGTCTCGGTCCCGGGCATCCTGCAACCGCTGCTGTGGAAAACACGGCAGACGAGCTAAAAGATAGAATCCGACAAATCCACACCATTCAAAAAGAGTCTGCTACCAACACAGGAATCAGTCCTGCAAGG CCCAGAGCATATGCCATTAATCATGCTACTGCTTATGagggcagagagacagtgaaGGTACTGATGGCTTTGCTGGATGAGGAGGCAACAGCGCCGCCCTGTAGGAACAGCGCAGAACTGCTCTCTGCAGATCAGGCCATTCTTGATAGCACTGAAGGAGGGTGTCTTCTCACACTCTTCAG GTCTCCAGAGGTTCCCACGGGACTCTCCCCTAAGCCCTTACGACAGCGCATCCAGGGCCATCAAGAACCTGCCAAGTCTAAG GTGAGGGTCATTCGCTCCCAGTTTGCTTGCACATACCTGGATGATGGTCTACCCCTAAACCGTGTACTCGAGTTTCCCAGCACAAATCAACTTTCTACCTGCATGCACCCGGCTCCCAAACGCCAGAGACCCTCACCTGTTACGGCTTCTCAGGAAGGACCAGCGTCCACAGATACTTGCCATAAACTCTCAG AAGTGATCCAGATGCCTGTGAACTCTGCCCCTCGAGGTTCTGGACATGAAGCTGTTCTGGTGCCACGAATCGCTCTCATGCCAACTGGTGGTGTGGGTCAGAAATTGGCACCACTCCAAAAGGTCATCAAGACTTCCAAGAGGAAGCTGGAGAGTGGAGAAGGTGTGGGTGAAGGGAGGGAGGAGAACCAGCCGCCCCAGAAGAGAGCCGGCATGGCCGCCCACCACTCACGGCTGGGAACGAGGAAGTCCAGAGCTGCCCCCAGGAAAGTTCTCGCAGGTCAAAGCAAGCTCACAAGCTTTTTCCGACTGTGA
- the pmch gene encoding pro-MCH, which produces MNNIMVNLSTLVFAIALFVRCNAHYPTSVFPSDRTEEDRADPGSLDTVLGEDLVNGANTAALSSMRSFLVDQKLADEDRRKRIFVTLDVGARRDVGGARPDFGLSFPALSLRRQDHTPSRTLRDDHYNTNDLIPIARRDQDPLRCMIGRVYRPCW; this is translated from the exons atgAACAACATCATGGTCAACCTGTCTACTCTCGTGTTTGCGATCGCACTGTTTGTCAGGTGTAATGCTCATTACCCAACATCAGTCTTTCCTTCAGACAGAACGGAGGAAGACAGAGCAGACCCAGGCAGTTTGGACACGGTGTTGGGAGAAGATCTGGTGAACGGAGCCAACACTGCTGCTCTATCATCCATGAGGTCCTTCCTGGTGGACCAAAAACTGGCTGATGAAGACAGGAGAAAGAGGATCTTCGTGACCTTA GATGTGGGGGCGAGGCGGGATGTGGGTGGCGCACGCCCCGACTTTGGTCTGTCGTTCCCCGCGCTGTCCCTGCGAAGACAAGACCACACTCCCTCTAGAACCCTGAGGGACGACCACTACAACACAAATGACCTCATCCCCATAGCCCGGAGGGACCAGGACC CGCTTCGCTGCATGATTGGGAGAGTCTACCGCCCCTGCTGGTAA